GATAGCATTCAGCAACAGAGGCCCAGACGCATTAGCAGAAAACCCACAGATTGGGAGGAATACGTTCACTAGAATGTTACTTTCAGGCAATTACAGCACCAATAAAGCATTCTGTTATATCTGTTATAGTGGAATTGCATTATCCCTACTTTCTGTTTTAGTGGAATACGTAGTGGTACAGGTGTCAAGCAAGGATTGGGTCTGTTAGCATTTTTCTGTTCCATGTCTATGAGTTTAGACTAGTatggaaagaagagaaaagaagtaaaaagttGGTGAGCGTGTAGCGAATAGAAGCATGACATGTGGGATTAAGGGCATATAAATACAGAGACTGGGGTTTTGGCGCTATTTGGCACTCATAAGACATCCTAGGCAGCAGCAGTATCTATCTATTCACTTCTTTGTTGTACTTCCAACTCACTCATCTCATGTACTACCATTTTCTCTTTCTGCAAATTTCAAAATCCATGCTTGATATACGGTGCCATAAACTAAATGTTTGAaatgcttttgtttttgttttgttttttttttttgtatcgcTTTCGCTCTTCTTTGTGTGTTGTGACAGGGGAggtaaattaaattagggtttgtgtttgtgtggttttgtttgttttggtgAACATAGGGTTTGTCTGGTTGGTTGGGGTAAAGgggtatgtatgtatgtatgtaatgtatatgtatatatagaaCTAAAGGTCAGTCTAAAGTCTAaacttaatttgtaatttgctGTAGCGTATGGCTTCATATGTATCCATGGTGGCATCGTTGCACTTGCACATAAGAAGAATCGTCTTTGGGAACGCACATCCCAGACTTCACTCAACACTCACTAAACCCCAGCTCAAGGCCCTCGTTCTCGACCACTACTCCCATGGCAAGTTCTCCAACCTTATCCAAAACATCGTCGCTTCGCCCCCTGTCCTCCACACCGCATGCCAAAACCTCTCCCCCTCCTTTCCCCCCCCTGACTGCTTCAGCATTCCGGCCACGTGCCGGGAGCTCCTCGAAAACCGCTTCGACGTGGCATCATGCTGCCTCACACTAACTCCCTCTTTCGTTTTGCCCAACTTGAAGCTCAAGGTCGTCATTGAGGCCATTCGAATGGTTCTTGAAATCGTCTACGACGACCGCTTCGTCACCTTTTGCTATGGTGGCCGCGTCGGAATGGGACGACACACCGCCATAAGGTACTTAAAAAACTCCCTCGAGAACCCTACTTGGTGGTTCACTGTCAGGTTCAAGCCTCACAGGTTTCAGCATTTCCATGTCGAGAAGCTCTGTTCTGTTATTGAAAGCAAAGTCAAGGATTCCATTTTCATTGATTTGATAAAGAGGTTGTTTCAATGTAAGGCTTTGGTCATTGAATTGGGTGCGGATTGGTTAGGAAGGGGACTTCCTCATGAATGTGGCTTGTGCTCCATTTTGatcaatgtttattttgatgcCTTTGATAAAGAGATTCAAGAGATGCGTCTTCGGGAGAATCGAGAGAACCGGGAATTGGATCCGAAGATTATTGCTTCGGGTTTGTATTCTGATGTGTTTTACAAGCCGGTGAAGGTGTATGCGGTGAGGTACTTGGATGAGATACTCCTTGCCACATCAGGGTCCAAGATGTTGGCCTTGGAGTTGAGGATGGGGGTTGTCAAGACTTTGGAACTTGGATTGGGTTTGCGTGTTGATAAGGTGAATACCGCTATTCATAGCGCGGTGTCGGAGAAGATTGAGTTTCTTGGGATGGAATTGCAGGCTGTTCCGCCTTCCATTTTGCGCCCGCCAATGTCGGAGAAAGCAATTAGGGCACGGAAGAAGTACCTCAGGCAGAAGGAAGTCAGGGCTCTTGAATTGAGAAATGCTAGAGCAAGGAACAGAAGGAAACTGGGGTTGAAGATATTTAGTCATGTTTATAAAAAGATCAAGCAAAGTGATGGGTTTAAATTTGACTTTAGTATTGAAAACCAGGTCCGAGAAATTTTTAGATCTTGGGCTGATGAAGTAGTGCAAGAGTTCTTGGGGAATATAGATGAGTGTCAAGAATGGCATCGAAGTCTATCAGCTGGCGATTTCCTACAGTTGAGACACATTAGAAATCAATTACCACCTGAGCTTGTTGATGCTTATGATAAGTTCCAAGAGCAGGTAGATAAACATTTGAATCCTATAGAAGCTAGGAAGGCgatagaggaagaagaaagaagagtaaaggaagaagaggaacaaaattattcaaaaggAACAGTTGAGGATTTAACAAAGCTCTGTATGAAAGTTGAGGCACCCGAAATACTCATACGAAAGGCTGTGAAGTTGGTTGGGTTTACAAATCATATGGGTCGTCCAAGGCCAATTGAATTTCTTGTTGCACTTGAGGATGCCGATATTATCAAGTGGTATGCTGGCATAGCAAGAAGGTGGCTTGATTATTTCTGCTGTTGCCACAACTTCAAGACAGTCAAAACTATTGTAACTTATCATTTAAGGTTCTCCTGTATCTTGACATTAGCAGAGAAGCATGAATCCACCAAGCGTGAAGTGATAAAGCATTTCAGCAAAGATTTGAGAGTCTATGATATGAATGGAAATCATGAAGTGTATTTTCCTACAGAAAGAGAGGTTAAGATGATGGGAGATAGAAATCTTTCTGATCCAAAACCAGTAGATGGAGCTTTATCTTTGGCTGTAGTAAGGTTGGCATCTGATGAGCCTCCATGTCATTGCATTGCCCATTTCTGTGACAAGACAACTACCGTCTTTTATCGGGTCCATTTGCTGCAAAACAGATTGAATGTCAGCCCATTGGACAAAGAAAAATGGGTACAAGGGATGGGTGTAATTCATGAAAGCCTAAACCGTAAGTGCCTCCCTCTCTGTACTGATCATGTAAATGATTTGTACATGGGGAGAATAACACTTCAAGACATTGACTGTTCTTATTGTGTGGATGTGGACTGACTTTTGCTGCTAAAACATTTTTACTGTGGTTGGCATCAATGATGAGTCCTCTATACtttcatgaatttaaaaaactatggcATGCTTTCTATTTGTCCTTTGGTTATTctgattcaatttatttatccCCTTCTATGATTACTGGTCGGATTGATAAGTGTGAAACTGAGATTTTAGACTTAATAGTGGTTTTggcttttgtgtttttggcttgtGCTTATGTTGTAAGCAGTTCTTGTGGTCGTGAATTGGTTTTAGCATGTGTTTGGAGGAGACAGGGTCGGTCATAGGCGTTGCAGCTGGATTGGCTAGGAACATTATGACAGGAATGGTGGAAGGAACTGTAATGATGGTTGGTGCATGTGAAGGTGCGATGAGTGGAGTAGGATTTGTGGGGAAAATTGAGGTTGGTGAGTTGTTTGTGTATTGTAGAATTATTCGGGTTAGGCACTTCACTGCCCAGGTAATTTGACATTTGTATCTTATGTTCTAATGGATTTTCAAGATTTATCCAATAGGCTTGTTACCCCATTCCcacaaagtaataaaatatttagctGTTTTTCTTTGTATATGGCTGGCTGATTATCatgttagtaaatatttgttCTAATGGCTTTTCAAGATTTATCCAATAGGCTTGTTACCCCATTCCCAcaaagtaattaaatatttagcTGTTTTACTTTGTATATGACTGATTATCatgttagtaaatatttgttgcgtctcaattaaaaattaaggccAAGTACTGATTTTGCATTTTAAAGTATTTCAAGGATTTGAATAAGAACTAAGATGATATCCTAACTGCATTGTGAACAATTCTGATATCCTCTGTAAGATACTACCCATATCCAATTTCTGAATTCTGATAACATTCCttttattatattgtaaatGGTTTCGTAATTCCTTCCTAATATATCAACAGGAGTTCAGCGGGTTGCATTGTCTACTGCTGCAAATATGTGCAAGAAGCTTCCTTAGATGCAGCTGATTTTGTGATGGAAGTTGTTTCTCTTCTGACAAACCTTCAGTACCATGATTCCAAGGTTCTGGAGCACGCCTCTGTCTGTTTGACTCGAATAGCTGAAGCTTTTGCGTCAAATTAGATGAATTGTGCAACCATGGACTTGTAACACAAGCTGCCTCCCTCATATCTAACAGCAGTTCTGGGGGTGGTCAGGCTTCTCTCAGCATGCTGACATATACTGGTTTAATCCGACTTCTTTCAATctagttagttttattttggattttcttttctatatatatattcatttcttGGGGATATGTATATATTTGTACTATGTTCCTTGCAGGAGGAAATTCAATCGGAAATCAGTCCTTCcatggagaaaggaagaaaaggttttatttcatttattgtcATTGAACTTTGTTTAAGTTCGGTCATTGTATTTTTCAGTTTGAAAAGTGAATGATTTACATCATGAAGTATTTTATACCCTTGTTTCAAGTTCTTATGCTTGGTTTTATGTTATTTGTTAATCATGGTCAGTCTAGTTTCTATTTCAACCGAAGATGTAGAAATGTGGTTAAGGTGATTTCTATACTTAAAGAACGTGTCATAGGCTTTAGCAAAAGAGAAATATCAAAAGAAAGGGGGAAAAGATTACTAttgaatataataattgaagattactattatataattgattaatgacaaaaaaaaaggaactatcaaatatattaataacaagGCTGGCAGAGTTGTCTGATGGTTGTGTTAATTGCCTGCTTTCACTGTATTAGTTGACCTTATATCCTCTAAGGATAGTCACTGAAAATTACTACCTATGACTGTAAATCCATTTTTATAACTACGGCAGATAATAGTTTAATATACTGGATTCTAGAAGATGGAAACTCTGTCTACTTGGCCTTGGCTTCATATGTTTTTCTCAAGCATGTGCTTTCTAGTGTCACAGCTGAAAGAACATAGTGCCTCAACCTTATTACCTCTTTCTTAGAAGTTAAGATTGGGCCATTGTAAGAATTGTCAGTTAAAATTGATAGAAAATTTCAAGGTTTAGTTTTACTTGTGTATGCTTTATTAGGATTTTGAGTGAAAGActtaaagaggaagaaaaagtgTAATGATTAATTTCTTATTCTGTTACTTGAGTTTTAGCAGCACGTGGTTCTAAGAGAAAGCGCCGAAGTTTCAAGGATAAGGATCACTATATAAGTTCAATTCCAAAAAATCAAGTAAGTCACTATCTGTCTATCTGTATTACTAGTCTTCATATTTATCTGAATTACATAGTTCATACAGATATATACTATATCCTGTGATGGTTATGCTTTTGAAACTAAAAAGTTGGCTACTTATATAACTTGTCTCTTGCTATCATTCTCAGCATATGGAGGCTGGCCTTTCAGTAAAAGCTAATGAAGACTTTGCTTCTAATaggtaattttttcttttattaattgctTGTTATTTGCTATATTTTTTTGGGGGGCAGGGGGTTAGTGTGAACCAAAACATCCTGCTGGCCCATATATAAATCATTAGTTAAGAACCAAAAAGCTGGAACTATAAAACTTTTGGCTGATTGTGTTTGCGCTTTGGTGTTTAATTTGTTTGCTAGTATAGTATGTTGTGACTTCAACATACCATGCCATAGAATGCTTTCTAATGGGTTTAGCTTTTGCTTGTTTGGCTTTGGTCCTAATGATgttcaatatttttagattggAAGCAGCTGTCCTCGATCTAGTGGCAGATGATGGTGCTGGCATTCAGAAGCAAAGATCTATGTATCACTGGGATAAGGTAATGCTAAAGTTGTGGTTGAATTATAAAAGAAGACAAAAAGCTATTTTggacattatatttttttttgaaagattgtcATTTATCTCATAAAACTTTTTGGTGTCAGAGGGGTAAAAAGTGCATCAAGTTAAACAATGGTGATCGTGTTGCTGCAAATGGAAAGGTACTATATTTATAAGGTCCCATCGTTTATGCTGGTACTTGGCAAGATGAGATTCTCTTATTCACCTACCAGTAAGAATTAGGacataacatttatattttctattcgGGTTTAGATAAAGACAGAGAGTGGTGCAAAAACAAAGGCAAACAAGACTGGTATATATAAGAAGTGGAAAGAGCGCTCACATGGTAGGATATCACTTAAAGGGACAAATAATGGTGATCCTCAGGAATCAACAAGTTTGGCAGGTACTCAGTTTGCTTCTCCCTTTGACTTTTATGTTGGATGAACACTGTTTCATTGATAACTAGTATTTATCATCGAGAAAGAAATATTGTAGGAGACTGCATGGGTTATTGTTTCCCCATTAAGAATTATCACGACATTTGCATGTAAAATGCCCATATATGTGTTTTGGCTTTAGAAATTGGTAATAGAAGTTTACTAGACTCAGCAATGAAATATGTAAATAGAATAAGCTTGCACAAGAATCAAAACAGCTTTTACATTGTATAGTTTGTTTTGCTTTTCAATCACAAGGGTCATGCTTAGTAAGCATCTAAATTGgtttcattataaatttataataattaaaagtcacGAGCAGTGATGAGATTTACattgaaaatcattttcataGCCAATAAATTGATTTACCTTATTGgttgtattatattttagttaaagCTGCACTAGACAACTATTCCTATATAGCATTTATTTGGACACCTTATTGGTGTAATGCTGCATGATCTCTGGGCTGCAGTCCTCattgatattttgatttatttaatatacaaTTACCATTTTGAACTTTACCATTACATTTCCATTATTACTCAATTATGCTATCTTCAATACACACACTTGCATTGGTTTTTCAGCCTCTTACATCAATTTTTGCCTCACATTACTTATAACGACTTTGGTCTCACATTTCTTACATCGGCTTCAACCTCAATACTCCTATGTTTAACatgggagaaaaagaaaaaaaaggtcttCTATGGTTTAATTATCACATTGATCTTAAAAACACTTAATACATTGGCTTTGGCCTTACTTCTCTACCACATCAGCTTTGATCTATAAAAGCTACATGTTGTAACTTTATGAATTCATGTTATACAGGATCTTACCAAAGAGGTCGTAGGAATTTTAAAGGCAGCAAGAAGCAGCATTGAATGCCCAATGCTCATCTGCGTTCAGAACTCAAAGATATGGATCAAATTCGAAAGGAGAGGCAGACAAAGGCCAACAGGGCTTCTTATATAAAGAGCAAGTCGACAAAGGGTAAAAGGTTTGgtaaaaatggtaaaaaaagaaaaggcaaatAGAGTTTGTTTGAAGCTCtagaaattaattagttaaagagAAAAGGCTTGCCAAT
The Glycine max cultivar Williams 82 chromosome 16, Glycine_max_v4.0, whole genome shotgun sequence genome window above contains:
- the LOC100812449 gene encoding nuclear intron maturase 3, mitochondrial isoform X2, whose amino-acid sequence is MCSTSPKLLLNPRMASYVSMVASLHLHIRRIVFGNAHPRLHSTLTKPQLKALVLDHYSHGKFSNLIQNIVASPPVLHTACQNLSPSFPPPDCFSIPATCRELLENRFDVASCCLTLTPSFVLPNLKLKVVIEAIRMVLEIVYDDRFVTFCYGGRVGMGRHTAIRYLKNSLENPTWWFTVRFKPHRFQHFHVEKLCSVIESKVKDSIFIDLIKRLFQCKALVIELGADWLGRGLPHECGLCSILINVYFDAFDKEIQEMRLRENRENRELDPKIIASGLYSDVFYKPVKVYAVRYLDEILLATSGSKMLALELRMGVVKTLELGLGLRVDKVNTAIHSAVSEKIEFLGMELQAVPPSILRPPMSEKAIRARKKYLRQKEVRALELRNARARNRRKLGLKIFSHVYKKIKQSDGFKFDFSIENQVREIFRSWADEVVQEFLGNIDECQEWHRSLSAGDFLQLRHIRNQLPPELVDAYDKFQEQVDKHLNPIEARKAIEEEERRVKEEEEQNYSKGTVEDLTKLCMKVEAPEILIRKAVKLVGFTNHMGRPRPIEFLVALEDADIIKWYAGIARRWLDYFCCCHNFKTVKTIVTYHLRFSCILTLAEKHESTKREVIKHFSKDLRVYDMNGNHEVYFPTEREVKMMGDRNLSDPKPVDGALSLAVVRLASDEPPCHCIAHFCDKTTTVFYRVHLLQNRLNVSPLDKEKWVQGMGVIHESLNRVQRVALSTAANMCKKLP
- the LOC100812449 gene encoding nuclear intron maturase 3, mitochondrial isoform X3 — translated: MCSTSPKLLLNPRMASYVSMVASLHLHIRRIVFGNAHPRLHSTLTKPQLKALVLDHYSHGKFSNLIQNIVASPPVLHTACQNLSPSFPPPDCFSIPATCRELLENRFDVASCCLTLTPSFVLPNLKLKVVIEAIRMVLEIVYDDRFVTFCYGGRVGMGRHTAIRYLKNSLENPTWWFTVRFKPHRFQHFHVEKLCSVIESKVKDSIFIDLIKRLFQCKALVIELGADWLGRGLPHECGLCSILINVYFDAFDKEIQEMRLRENRENRELDPKIIASGLYSDVFYKPVKVYAVRYLDEILLATSGSKMLALELRMGVVKTLELGLGLRVDKVNTAIHSAVSEKIEFLGMELQAVPPSILRPPMSEKAIRARKKYLRQKEVRALELRNARARNRRKLGLKIFSHVYKKIKQSDGFKFDFSIENQVREIFRSWADEVVQEFLGNIDECQEWHRSLSAGDFLQLRHIRNQLPPELVDAYDKFQEQVDKHLNPIEARKAIEEEERRVKEEEEQNYSKGTVEDLTKLCMKVEAPEILIRKAVKLVGFTNHMGRPRPIEFLVALEDADIIKWYAGIARRWLDYFCCCHNFKTVKTIVTYHLRFSCILTLAEKHESTKREVIKHFSKDLRVYDMNGNHEVYFPTEREVKMMGDRNLSDPKPVDGALSLAVVRLASDEPPCHCIAHFCDKTTTVFYRVHLLQNRLNVSPLDKEKWVQGMGVIHESLNLLVVVNWF
- the LOC100812449 gene encoding nuclear intron maturase 3, mitochondrial isoform X1 yields the protein MCSTSPKLLLNPRMASYVSMVASLHLHIRRIVFGNAHPRLHSTLTKPQLKALVLDHYSHGKFSNLIQNIVASPPVLHTACQNLSPSFPPPDCFSIPATCRELLENRFDVASCCLTLTPSFVLPNLKLKVVIEAIRMVLEIVYDDRFVTFCYGGRVGMGRHTAIRYLKNSLENPTWWFTVRFKPHRFQHFHVEKLCSVIESKVKDSIFIDLIKRLFQCKALVIELGADWLGRGLPHECGLCSILINVYFDAFDKEIQEMRLRENRENRELDPKIIASGLYSDVFYKPVKVYAVRYLDEILLATSGSKMLALELRMGVVKTLELGLGLRVDKVNTAIHSAVSEKIEFLGMELQAVPPSILRPPMSEKAIRARKKYLRQKEVRALELRNARARNRRKLGLKIFSHVYKKIKQSDGFKFDFSIENQVREIFRSWADEVVQEFLGNIDECQEWHRSLSAGDFLQLRHIRNQLPPELVDAYDKFQEQVDKHLNPIEARKAIEEEERRVKEEEEQNYSKGTVEDLTKLCMKVEAPEILIRKAVKLVGFTNHMGRPRPIEFLVALEDADIIKWYAGIARRWLDYFCCCHNFKTVKTIVTYHLRFSCILTLAEKHESTKREVIKHFSKDLRVYDMNGNHEVYFPTEREVKMMGDRNLSDPKPVDGALSLAVVRLASDEPPCHCIAHFCDKTTTVFYRVHLLQNRLNVSPLDKEKWVQGMGVIHESLNRKCLPLCTDHVNDLYMGRITLQDIDCSYCVDVD
- the LOC121173656 gene encoding putative DEAD-box ATP-dependent RNA helicase 29, giving the protein MEKGRKARGSKRKRRSFKDKDHYISSIPKNQHMEAGLSVKANEDFASNRLEAAVLDLVADDGAGIQKQRSMYHWDKRGKKCIKLNNGDRVAANGKIKTESGAKTKANKTGIYKKWKERSHGRISLKGTNNGDPQESTSLAGSYQRGRRNFKGSKKQH